A DNA window from Chthonomonas sp. contains the following coding sequences:
- a CDS encoding restriction endonuclease subunit S, whose protein sequence is MSSIERLIKNHCPEGVAFVTLSDVADTVAGLSGKSKADFTDGNARYVSYKNIFANLAVNQLAPDFVKVTVTERQNRLRLGDVLFTGSSETAEEVGMSSVVTTEPVEPLYLNSFCFCLRFRDSQLIEPGFSKYLFRSSLIRKQIERASSGVTRINISKGRFLKVRIPVPPIEVQREIAKVLDTFSKLEAELEAELEAELEARRLQYTFYRDQLLTFAEQEIAINQSINQSINQSINQQDGSDGRK, encoded by the coding sequence ATGAGCAGTATTGAACGCCTGATCAAGAATCATTGCCCTGAAGGTGTCGCCTTCGTGACCCTGTCGGATGTTGCTGATACAGTCGCCGGATTGAGTGGCAAATCAAAGGCAGACTTTACCGATGGAAATGCTCGCTATGTGAGCTACAAAAACATTTTTGCTAACCTTGCCGTCAATCAGTTGGCTCCAGACTTCGTAAAAGTAACAGTTACTGAACGTCAAAACAGGTTGCGCCTTGGCGATGTCTTGTTTACAGGCAGTTCAGAAACAGCCGAAGAGGTTGGCATGTCGTCCGTTGTAACGACAGAGCCGGTAGAGCCTCTCTATCTCAATAGCTTCTGCTTTTGTCTACGATTTAGGGATTCTCAGTTAATCGAGCCAGGGTTTAGCAAATACCTTTTTCGGTCGAGCCTAATTCGCAAACAAATTGAACGAGCGTCAAGTGGAGTAACTCGAATCAACATCTCCAAAGGAAGGTTTTTGAAGGTTCGGATTCCCGTGCCGCCAATTGAAGTTCAGCGAGAAATAGCGAAAGTGCTCGATACCTTCAGTAAGCTGGAGGCTGAGCTGGAGGCTGAGCTGGAGGCTGAGCTGGAGGCTCGACGACTTCAGTATACCTTCTACCGTGACCAGTTATTGACCTTCGCCGAGCAAGAAATAGCAATCAATCAATCAATCAATCAATCAATCAATCAATCAATCAATCAACAAGACGGATCAGATGGGCGAAAATGA
- a CDS encoding restriction endonuclease subunit S has product MSEIFSMKAGQHLSATAIASAKSSESRFPVYGGNGLRGYGRSASHTGKYLLIGRQGALCGNVKRASGEFYATEHAVVTEPSDAMDVDFAYYMLTSMNLNKFKSSGAQPGLAVGNLAEVLVPVPPIEEQKRIADLLDKFDALVNDLSSGLPAELNARRQQYEYYRDKLLTFQEATA; this is encoded by the coding sequence ATGAGCGAGATATTTAGCATGAAAGCTGGACAACATCTTTCCGCGACAGCCATCGCTTCTGCGAAGTCTAGTGAATCGCGATTTCCAGTCTATGGGGGGAATGGACTACGCGGTTATGGAAGATCGGCAAGTCACACCGGGAAGTACCTGCTGATCGGACGGCAAGGCGCACTCTGCGGAAATGTAAAGAGAGCGTCGGGTGAGTTTTACGCGACTGAACATGCTGTAGTTACGGAGCCTTCTGACGCCATGGATGTCGATTTTGCGTACTACATGCTTACGTCCATGAACTTAAACAAGTTTAAATCATCTGGCGCTCAGCCTGGTTTGGCAGTCGGCAACTTGGCTGAAGTACTCGTGCCCGTCCCGCCGATTGAAGAGCAGAAGCGGATTGCTGATTTACTAGATAAGTTCGATGCCCTCGTGAACGATCTCAGCTCAGGTCTTCCTGCCGAACTCAACGCCCGCCGCCAGCAGTACGAGTATTACCGTGACAAGCTCCTAACTTTCCAGGAGGCGACCGCATGA